The Rosa chinensis cultivar Old Blush chromosome 7, RchiOBHm-V2, whole genome shotgun sequence DNA segment TGGCAGCATGACTTTCAGTACAGAAGCATTTAGAAACATGAGGGAACTGAAATTGCTCCAACTCAAGAATGTACTACTCTCTGGAGCAGTCAACAAGCTTCCCAAAAAGTTAAGATGGCTCTGCTTGCGAGGATCCTCTGATTTCTCTCTGATCACTGAAGATAAGTTTCTGGATGCAATTTACCTGGTTTCTATGGACCTGCGGTACAACCGTCCCGCACAATATTGGGAGTATTTCAGGGTATATTAAGAAACTTTCAAACATCTTCCCTCTGGTTTAATACGTTACATCACGCtctgcttttcttctttgtgaatttttgattttttttctttttcttcttttgttgttgtctaACAGCGGCTTGGTCCTCTTTGGGCATTGCAAAGTTGGCCCGCTTGGgttatctcaaaaaaaaaaaaaaacacaccgGCTTGGGAAATTGGAGATACTTAATCTCAGTCATTCACATTACCTAACACAAACACAATCACCAGACTTTTCACAACTCCCAAATCTACAGCATTTGATCCTTAAAGACTGTGTGAATTTGCCAGAGATTGACAGGTCCATTGGACTTCTTTCTCAACTTGCCTTGCTAAATCTTAAAGGCTGCACTAAGCTCAAGGACCTTCCGGaggatttttatatgttgcgTTCTGTTAGGACTCTTGTTCTTTCTGGCTGTTCGAAATTTGAGAAATTAAGCAAGCATATAGGAAAAATGGATTCTTTGAGAACTCTTGTTATAAGTGGCACAGCCATAAGTGAAGTACCATCCTCTATAGATAAGATGAGGAACCTGGACTTTTCATCTCGACAAGGCCTGAAGGGACTAAAACGATTTACCCAGGATGAGATATCAGGACCTAGCCAGGACGAGACATCAGGACCTAGCGAGGATGAGACATCAGGACCTAGCGAGGATGAGAGACTTGCTTTTGCTTGGCAATTAACTAGGCCTTTTTTAAGAGCCATGGGGCTGGGGGCCTAGCCAGAAGCCAATGAAGAGTAACTTATGGGAAGCGGCTTATCCAGTTATCCTACTGTAGCGGAACAAAGTAAATGAAACTCTAAAAATACCAGCTCAGCGTCTCTTCGAAAAATTACACTCTCATCTCACTTTTATGATATCCTACTGCGCGACAGATCTCGCCGACTCATCTCACTCTCAAATTTCAGTCTGTTCTGCCATGTCTCATGGATGAGAACGCTCAAACGGTGACTAATCACCACGCCATTCAAATCTCAGTAAGTTCATCAATCATGGTTCTTCTGGTACATTTTGTTTTTgagatttcaattttaatttctttttgccGATTAATTAGGTTTTCATTGTGTGCTTTTGATTTGGGAATATCAACAATAGATTGTTTCATTTGTGGGTTTGATTTTTCATCTTATAAATAGGTGAGTAGCTTCTTTCATGTAACAGACTTTTTCAATTTCCAGCAAATTTTGTTACTTT contains these protein-coding regions:
- the LOC112178294 gene encoding disease resistance protein RUN1-like, with product MNEEEALELFSWHAFQNYSPKEDYIELSRRVVTYCGGLPLALEVLGSFLFGRSIGDWNSTLKKLEKFPDDKIQSKLRISFDALEEWQRHIFLHICRFFIGMDKNHVIKILEGCGLAAGVAISVLSERCLVTVNEKDKVMMHDLLRDMGREIVRQESPNHPERRSRLWREEDVIDVLRYESGTEETEGLALNLQRSGSMTFSTEAFRNMRELKLLQLKNVLLSGAVNKLPKKLRWLCLRGSSDFSLITEDKFLDAIYLVSMDLRYNRPAQYWEYFRRLGPLWALQKIDRSIGLLSQLALLNLKGCTKLKDLPEDFYMLRSVRTLVLSGCSKFEKLSKHIGKMDSLRTLVISGTAISEVPSSIDKMRNLDFSSRQGLKGLKRFTQDEISGPSQDETSGPSEDETSGPSEDERLAFAWQLTRPFLRAMGLGA